In the Haloferula helveola genome, one interval contains:
- the sthA gene encoding Si-specific NAD(P)(+) transhydrogenase, translating into MYDFDLICIGSGPAGQRAAVQASKLGKRVAIIEKQTCIGGVCIETGTIPSKTFREAVRRLYADPGIDHGTPTARKARPSMDQLIAQVDNVVAKESETVQDALSRNDIEVIRGRASFEDPHTLVVDGISSKRRVSGANILIAVGTRPAEPRGIAADGKVVVTSDSLLQLEKLPRKVAVVGAGVIGIEYASMFAALGVQVTIIDKRPRPLEFLDHEIVDELVHQMRKQDVTFRCGDGVSSMEVVEHGGQREGLIELESGKHVVADMILFSVGRQGATDALNLPAAGLEADDRGRLKVNDDHQTSVSHIYAAGDVIGYPALAATSSEQGRLAACHMFGKEAQPMGIHFPIGIYAIPEISMVGKTEEELTAARVPYETGIARFREIARGQILGDDSGMFKMIFHRDEGTLLGVHCIGSGATELIHIGQAVIGLGGGLDYFLNTVFNYPTLAECYKVAAFNAANKIQTVQSLKQRKAAKAEAEAPA; encoded by the coding sequence ATGTACGACTTCGACCTCATCTGCATCGGCTCCGGTCCCGCCGGACAACGCGCCGCCGTCCAGGCCTCCAAACTCGGCAAACGTGTCGCGATTATCGAGAAGCAGACCTGCATCGGCGGCGTCTGTATCGAGACCGGCACCATCCCCTCGAAGACCTTCCGCGAGGCGGTCCGGAGGCTGTATGCCGATCCCGGGATCGACCACGGCACCCCAACGGCGCGCAAGGCCCGTCCGTCGATGGACCAGCTGATCGCCCAGGTCGACAACGTCGTCGCCAAGGAGTCCGAGACGGTCCAGGACGCCCTCTCCCGGAATGACATCGAGGTGATCCGCGGCCGGGCATCGTTCGAGGATCCGCACACCTTGGTGGTCGACGGGATCAGCTCGAAACGCCGGGTCAGCGGAGCGAATATCCTAATCGCGGTCGGCACCCGCCCGGCCGAGCCGCGGGGCATCGCCGCCGACGGCAAGGTGGTCGTCACTTCGGACTCGCTGCTGCAACTTGAGAAACTCCCGCGCAAGGTCGCCGTCGTCGGCGCCGGGGTGATCGGGATCGAGTATGCGTCGATGTTCGCCGCCCTCGGCGTGCAGGTCACGATCATCGACAAACGGCCCCGGCCGCTCGAATTCCTCGACCACGAGATCGTCGATGAACTCGTCCACCAGATGCGCAAACAGGACGTCACCTTCCGCTGCGGCGATGGAGTCTCTTCGATGGAAGTCGTCGAGCACGGCGGCCAACGCGAAGGCCTGATCGAACTGGAGTCCGGCAAGCACGTCGTCGCCGACATGATCCTGTTCTCGGTCGGCCGCCAGGGCGCCACCGACGCCCTGAACCTGCCCGCAGCCGGCCTCGAGGCCGACGACCGCGGACGCCTCAAGGTGAATGACGACCACCAGACCTCGGTGTCGCATATCTATGCCGCCGGCGACGTCATCGGCTACCCGGCACTCGCCGCCACCTCGTCGGAGCAGGGACGGCTCGCCGCCTGTCACATGTTTGGCAAGGAGGCCCAACCGATGGGCATTCATTTCCCGATCGGCATCTATGCGATCCCCGAGATCTCGATGGTCGGCAAGACCGAAGAGGAACTGACAGCCGCCCGGGTGCCCTACGAGACCGGCATCGCGCGGTTCCGGGAGATCGCCCGCGGCCAGATCCTCGGCGACGACTCCGGGATGTTCAAAATGATCTTCCACCGCGACGAAGGCACCCTGCTCGGAGTCCACTGCATCGGCTCAGGTGCCACCGAGCTGATCCACATCGGCCAGGCGGTCATCGGCCTCGGTGGCGGGCTCGATTACTTCCTCAATACCGTCTTCAACTACCCAACGCTGGCCGAGTGCTACAAGGTGGCGGCCTTCAATGCCGCCAACAAGATCCAGACCGTCCAGAGCCTGAAGCAACGCAAAGCCGCCAAGGCGGAAGCCGAAGCGCCTGCTTGA
- a CDS encoding peptidylprolyl isomerase, whose protein sequence is MKSCGWIPPVLAIAVLLSSCDPTPPAPSEKTAPPDAVAKVGDRWILESDIDFAIESGRAIDKSSALEMLIEDELFAAMARREKLDDEPSVRAAQRRMLASRYLESAPDPEPTEADLKAAWEALPSAGAAWAVTAVLRQRITSDREAAVANLETAREEWLGLADPEKQRGFGALAVKFSDDADTRYQGGSLGRVTRGQPHLILPEELVEWATGQTGPALSKIEVIGDSAWLIRVSEVGKPGKRPFEEMAPELKVKWKAEAMREAQQKRFSEAAEEVSIERLVEFEEKRASKPATPEPPSPER, encoded by the coding sequence ATGAAGTCCTGCGGTTGGATCCCTCCGGTGCTGGCCATCGCGGTGCTCCTCAGCTCCTGCGACCCAACTCCCCCGGCACCGTCCGAAAAGACCGCACCGCCGGACGCGGTCGCCAAGGTCGGTGACCGCTGGATCCTTGAGTCCGACATCGATTTCGCGATCGAATCCGGACGAGCGATCGACAAATCGTCCGCCCTTGAGATGCTCATCGAGGACGAGCTGTTCGCCGCGATGGCACGGCGGGAAAAGCTCGATGACGAGCCGTCCGTCCGAGCTGCACAGCGCCGGATGCTCGCCAGCCGCTACCTCGAGTCGGCCCCGGATCCCGAGCCGACGGAAGCCGACTTGAAAGCCGCATGGGAGGCGCTGCCCTCTGCGGGCGCCGCATGGGCCGTGACAGCGGTGCTCCGCCAGCGCATCACTTCCGACCGTGAAGCCGCGGTCGCGAATCTCGAAACGGCCCGCGAAGAGTGGCTGGGACTGGCGGACCCTGAGAAGCAGCGCGGCTTCGGTGCCCTCGCTGTGAAATTCTCGGATGATGCGGACACGCGCTACCAAGGCGGTTCGTTGGGTCGGGTGACACGCGGGCAACCTCATCTGATCCTCCCCGAAGAGCTCGTCGAATGGGCCACCGGGCAGACCGGTCCGGCATTGAGCAAGATCGAGGTGATCGGAGATTCCGCTTGGCTGATCCGCGTCTCAGAGGTCGGCAAGCCGGGCAAGCGCCCCTTCGAGGAGATGGCACCTGAGTTGAAAGTGAAGTGGAAAGCGGAGGCCATGCGTGAGGCCCAGCAGAAACGTTTCTCGGAGGCAGCAGAGGAGGTCTCAATTGAGCGGCTCGTCGAGTTTGAGGAGAAGAGAGCGAGCAAACCGGCCACTCCCGAGCCCCCGAGTCCGGAACGTTGA
- a CDS encoding sulfatase: protein MRRLIPLLFALSLPALAADRPNLLVFLVDDMGLMDSSVPFLADTEGKPEVHPLNKFYRTPSMERLAKNGIRFETFYANSVCSPTRISIMTGQSSARHHTTQWIRSEGNNRGALGPHDWKWEGITEGQQTLPGVLREGGYHTIYAGKAHFGPIGLYGEFPSNFGFDVNIGGCSWGQPGSYYGKDGFGWIKGNKSRAVPDLKKYHGKDIYLTEALTEEMNSALTEAAEGDKPFFAYMAYYAVHAPFQPNKKYIDHYEGAKVKGQAKTFATMIESMDTSVGQILDHLNEIGAAENTFVIFLGDNGTDAPLGGIHEIACAAPLRGKKGTHYEGGMRVPFIAGWAKPDPSSELQKRLPVAAGTLSREAGNITDIFPTLLDLAGVDYKQPIDGADLKPALGGGSLEREPEFLMHFPHDHRSSYFTSYRLGDWKLIYHYNKPAGKRCELFNLAKDRTESDNLADKEPEVRKRMIEAMAKALEKAGAQYPLQSKDSDKPAKPVVE, encoded by the coding sequence ATGCGACGCCTCATCCCGCTCCTCTTCGCCCTCTCTCTCCCGGCCCTTGCGGCCGACCGGCCGAACCTGCTGGTTTTTCTTGTCGATGACATGGGGCTGATGGACAGCTCGGTGCCTTTCCTCGCCGACACCGAGGGCAAGCCGGAAGTCCACCCGCTCAACAAGTTCTACCGCACGCCGTCGATGGAGCGGCTGGCGAAGAACGGGATTCGCTTCGAGACCTTTTACGCCAACAGCGTCTGCTCGCCGACCCGGATCTCGATCATGACCGGGCAGAGCTCGGCGCGCCACCACACGACGCAGTGGATCCGCTCGGAAGGAAACAACCGGGGTGCGCTCGGACCGCACGACTGGAAATGGGAGGGCATCACCGAAGGCCAGCAGACGCTTCCGGGCGTGCTCAGGGAAGGTGGCTATCACACGATCTACGCCGGCAAGGCCCACTTCGGCCCGATCGGTCTCTACGGTGAGTTTCCGAGCAACTTCGGCTTCGACGTCAACATCGGCGGCTGCTCGTGGGGCCAGCCCGGCAGCTACTACGGCAAGGACGGCTTCGGCTGGATCAAGGGCAACAAGAGCCGCGCGGTGCCCGATCTGAAGAAGTACCACGGCAAGGACATCTATCTGACCGAGGCGCTCACCGAGGAGATGAATTCGGCGCTCACCGAAGCGGCCGAAGGTGACAAGCCCTTCTTTGCCTACATGGCCTATTACGCCGTCCACGCACCGTTCCAACCGAACAAGAAGTACATCGACCACTACGAGGGTGCCAAAGTGAAGGGGCAGGCCAAGACCTTCGCGACGATGATCGAAAGCATGGACACTTCGGTGGGACAGATCCTCGATCACCTCAACGAGATCGGCGCCGCCGAAAACACCTTCGTCATCTTCCTCGGAGACAACGGCACCGACGCGCCGCTCGGAGGCATCCACGAGATCGCTTGCGCCGCGCCGCTGCGCGGCAAGAAGGGCACGCACTACGAAGGCGGCATGCGCGTTCCGTTCATCGCGGGCTGGGCGAAGCCCGATCCGTCGAGCGAGTTGCAGAAGCGCCTGCCGGTGGCCGCGGGAACGCTGAGCCGCGAGGCCGGCAACATCACCGACATTTTCCCGACGCTGCTTGATCTCGCCGGTGTGGACTACAAGCAGCCGATCGATGGCGCCGACCTCAAGCCGGCGCTCGGCGGCGGCTCGCTCGAGCGCGAGCCCGAGTTCCTGATGCATTTCCCGCACGATCACCGCAGCAGCTATTTCACCTCCTACCGCCTCGGCGACTGGAAGCTGATCTACCACTACAACAAGCCCGCCGGAAAACGTTGCGAGCTTTTCAACCTGGCGAAGGACCGCACCGAGTCGGACAACCTTGCCGACAAGGAGCCCGAGGTCCGCAAGCGGATGATCGAGGCGATGGCCAAGGCACTCGAGAAGGCGGGGGCGCAGTATCCGCTCCAATCGAAGGACTCCGACAAGCCCGCGAAGCCGGTCGTCGAGTGA
- a CDS encoding SLBB domain-containing protein, protein MERTLRGAHPGEGSLASKSARPFEVTVGGNVRTPGPVEIRPGQVIGEAIAAAGGANEFGAIQRVRLYRAGKVYEYDLSQEAPPAIFLQPEDVIKVPQKMVLGR, encoded by the coding sequence ATGGAGCGGACACTCCGGGGTGCCCACCCCGGGGAAGGTTCCCTGGCATCAAAGTCGGCAAGGCCCTTCGAGGTAACGGTTGGTGGCAATGTTCGGACACCGGGACCGGTGGAGATTCGCCCGGGTCAGGTCATTGGCGAAGCGATCGCGGCTGCGGGAGGAGCGAATGAGTTTGGTGCGATCCAGCGGGTCAGGCTGTATCGGGCGGGGAAGGTCTACGAGTATGACCTCAGCCAAGAGGCGCCACCTGCGATTTTTCTGCAGCCGGAGGATGTCATCAAAGTGCCGCAGAAGATGGTACTCGGGCGCTGA
- a CDS encoding glutathione peroxidase, whose product MKHLLSLFSATVTLASPTFAGDLAKIPFKTIDGKETSLSDYNGKVVLVVNTASKCGLTKQYDALEEIYDKYKEKGFVVIGFPCNDFGNQEPGTLEEIQKFCTTKFDVSFPLMEKIHVKGDEQHALYTALTGKDGAFPGDVKWNFGKFLIGKDGKPLVRFEPRQKPDSKEVTEAIEKALAG is encoded by the coding sequence ATGAAACATCTCCTGTCGCTCTTCTCCGCCACCGTCACGCTCGCCTCCCCGACCTTCGCCGGTGATCTGGCGAAGATCCCGTTCAAGACCATCGACGGCAAGGAGACTTCGCTGTCCGACTACAACGGCAAGGTCGTCCTTGTGGTGAACACCGCATCGAAGTGCGGACTGACCAAGCAGTACGACGCGCTCGAGGAGATCTACGACAAATACAAGGAGAAGGGTTTCGTGGTGATCGGTTTCCCCTGCAACGATTTCGGCAACCAGGAACCGGGGACGCTTGAGGAGATCCAGAAGTTCTGCACGACCAAGTTCGACGTCAGCTTTCCGCTGATGGAGAAGATCCACGTGAAGGGCGACGAGCAACACGCGCTCTACACCGCCCTCACCGGCAAGGACGGCGCGTTCCCCGGTGACGTGAAGTGGAACTTCGGCAAATTCCTGATCGGCAAGGATGGCAAGCCGCTGGTCCGCTTCGAACCGCGCCAGAAGCCGGACAGCAAGGAAGTGACCGAGGCCATCGAGAAGGCCCTCGCCGGTTGA
- a CDS encoding sulfatase-like hydrolase/transferase, with the protein MKPVMIALATALGALSACAAPPNFVFIVADDLGYADVGVHGCKDIPTPHIDSIASSGVRFSNGYSNHPFCSPMRAGFLTGRYQHRFGYETNVPYDMENPNLGLPNDVVTIPERLKKAGYTTAVVGKWHLGAHPSKHPNKRGFDYFFGFLGGGHDYFTSDLSQSQHEGYKAPLMRNGAPLGVEGYLTTQLSEEAAKWIGENKDKPFYLYLAYNAPHTPMQAPEEKLKQFASIKNKKRRTYAGMVSAMDDGIGMVLKALDDAGVRDNTVVAFLSDNGGPEPHNASDNGPLRGTKGTVFEGGIRVPYLVSWPAKLPKGLVFEQPVIALDLPVTALNLAGAPTDGPLDGVDLMPWLTEGGDPAGPPHKALFWRMGNNGRKDFAIRQGNLKFLRQDDLTAVFDLSTDIGEQSPIEKKSAGLMAAWEKWNAPNKRPAFHGFGTYHQKRKAFYQQLEDEPADSPR; encoded by the coding sequence GTGAAGCCCGTAATGATTGCCCTCGCCACTGCCCTTGGCGCCCTTTCCGCCTGCGCCGCGCCACCGAATTTCGTCTTCATCGTCGCCGACGACCTCGGCTACGCCGATGTCGGGGTCCACGGCTGCAAGGACATCCCGACGCCCCACATCGACTCGATCGCCAGCAGCGGTGTTCGTTTCAGCAACGGCTACTCGAACCATCCGTTCTGCTCGCCGATGAGGGCAGGTTTCCTGACCGGCCGGTATCAGCACCGGTTCGGCTACGAGACGAACGTGCCCTACGACATGGAGAACCCGAATCTCGGATTGCCCAACGATGTCGTGACCATCCCCGAGCGGTTGAAGAAGGCGGGCTACACGACGGCGGTGGTCGGCAAGTGGCACCTCGGCGCGCATCCGAGCAAGCATCCGAACAAGCGGGGTTTCGATTACTTCTTCGGCTTCCTCGGTGGCGGTCATGACTATTTCACCAGTGACCTTTCCCAGAGCCAGCACGAGGGTTACAAGGCACCGCTGATGCGGAATGGCGCACCCCTCGGTGTGGAGGGCTACCTGACGACCCAGCTTTCGGAAGAGGCGGCGAAGTGGATCGGCGAAAACAAGGACAAGCCCTTCTACCTCTACCTCGCCTACAACGCCCCGCACACGCCGATGCAGGCGCCGGAAGAGAAGCTCAAGCAGTTCGCGTCGATCAAGAACAAGAAGCGCCGCACCTACGCCGGGATGGTGAGCGCGATGGATGACGGCATCGGCATGGTGCTCAAGGCACTCGACGATGCCGGCGTGCGCGACAACACGGTGGTTGCCTTCCTTTCCGACAACGGCGGACCCGAGCCGCACAACGCATCGGACAACGGACCGCTGCGAGGTACGAAGGGTACCGTATTCGAGGGTGGCATCCGCGTGCCCTACCTCGTCTCGTGGCCGGCGAAGTTGCCGAAGGGCCTCGTTTTCGAACAACCGGTGATCGCACTCGACCTTCCGGTGACGGCCTTGAATCTCGCCGGAGCACCGACCGATGGCCCGCTTGATGGTGTGGATCTGATGCCGTGGCTGACGGAAGGCGGTGATCCTGCCGGTCCACCGCACAAGGCGCTCTTCTGGCGGATGGGGAACAATGGACGAAAGGACTTCGCGATCCGGCAGGGGAACCTCAAGTTCCTCCGACAGGATGACCTGACCGCCGTCTTCGACCTGTCGACCGATATCGGCGAGCAGTCGCCCATCGAAAAAAAGTCAGCGGGTCTGATGGCGGCATGGGAAAAGTGGAACGCGCCCAACAAGCGGCCGGCTTTCCATGGATTCGGAACCTACCACCAGAAGCGGAAGGCCTTCTACCAGCAGCTCGAGGACGAACCCGCCGATTCGCCGCGCTGA